In Patescibacteria group bacterium, a genomic segment contains:
- a CDS encoding helicase-related protein, producing MEKDYYEVRATLLEAVKKELIGPGSEEIGPDAAEEIITESPDNRYTLGMLFPQSSSAEEETASDEGNLANGEEDEPQDFISLANQYYPSAMGISFYSTGISPEIKIEISAASYRKITEEDEGCIILKDAPETITGDAEFKKRFRYDGKKIYVSGDFTEEERNYFLNLSEDRIYKSAVYKLYAQKTLGWKRLPLSKAKSTILIGTGSDRRINRTITESLDLVCIRRPDKENNRTLFTVSLVNTAEAKKQRCPDKTFFQVGFKVSLADSEKNKFLEYESESKFLDDPEFNSYRLLYSKRKEFATGHGCSAGWNFNADSKTRELYTETIPSYEVPNIGFDIPELTDDIAQFLVMKNLSDISDLNKEQIIVGLGKFCELYGNWINTQEEERAKIASSELSSVAQVHINRCKTALKRMSTGIALLKNNQDVFRAFQWANRAMFMQRLHSDLQKNKRFPEEPNFQKADYEKVKDVPIWRPFQLAFILLSLESISNPKCLERETVDLIWFATAGGKTEAYLGITAFTIFLRRLKNAKSGGGTAVLMRYTLRLLASQQFQRATTLICACETIRKENQEILGEEKITIGLWVGSSLTPNSTKDAFESLKLLIGNSGQSNPFQLFSCPWCGTKLVKEGRRGKWGYREGRRPSRFIIKCTESQCEFQEELPVRIVDEDIYNNPPTLLFGTVDKFALMPWKGEVANIFALNKNNGVLSPELIIQDELHLIEGPLGTVVGLYETALDILCSAKGIKPKIIASTATIKKAGEQCAALYRREVSQFPPPGLYAEDSFFAREIPLADKPGRLFAGIMSSGRTHVTTLVRFLATALQAAYDVKCEEKTRDPYWTLVGYYNTLRELGHNLTLVNDDVNDYLMNMAKRRGVDYRRIGEPVELTSRIDATHIPELLERLFVGYPNKTAIQILLATNMIATGVDIDRLALMMVAGQPKTTAEYIQASSRIGRMYPGLVFTVYNGTKPRDRSHYEHFRGYHQAFYRYVEPTTVTPFSGPARDRALHAVVIALVRHLGGFNRNTEASKAIKEISPEMLEQIKKQITERVTYIDDRESEQVMRELVQIIEKWKHEAELSKDLLFGSLGQREYATRGVNLLTPSNELPGVWRTLTSMRDVDAACAMEIIEE from the coding sequence ATGGAAAAAGATTATTATGAAGTGAGGGCGACACTATTAGAAGCGGTAAAAAAAGAACTTATCGGCCCGGGCTCGGAAGAAATCGGCCCAGATGCGGCGGAAGAGATCATTACAGAAAGCCCAGACAACCGATATACCTTAGGCATGCTTTTCCCGCAAAGTTCATCGGCAGAAGAAGAAACCGCTTCGGATGAGGGGAATCTTGCAAACGGAGAAGAAGACGAACCGCAAGATTTTATCAGCCTTGCTAACCAGTATTATCCTTCCGCAATGGGGATAAGTTTCTATTCTACCGGTATTTCCCCAGAAATAAAAATAGAAATCAGTGCCGCTAGCTATAGAAAAATTACGGAAGAAGACGAGGGTTGTATAATCTTAAAGGACGCGCCCGAGACTATAACCGGAGACGCAGAATTTAAGAAAAGATTCAGATATGACGGAAAGAAGATTTATGTCTCGGGAGATTTTACGGAAGAAGAAAGAAATTATTTTCTTAATCTCAGCGAAGACCGTATTTATAAGTCTGCCGTTTACAAGCTATATGCTCAAAAAACGTTAGGTTGGAAAAGACTACCCTTATCCAAGGCAAAATCAACGATTTTAATAGGAACAGGTTCCGATAGAAGGATTAACCGGACAATAACGGAGAGCCTTGATTTAGTGTGCATCAGAAGACCGGATAAGGAAAATAACAGGACACTTTTTACTGTTTCATTAGTAAATACGGCAGAGGCAAAAAAGCAAAGATGCCCTGATAAAACTTTTTTCCAGGTCGGATTTAAAGTTTCATTAGCAGATTCAGAAAAGAATAAGTTCCTTGAATATGAATCAGAATCTAAATTCCTGGATGATCCAGAATTTAATTCTTACAGACTTCTTTACAGTAAAAGAAAAGAATTCGCAACGGGACACGGTTGTTCTGCCGGATGGAATTTTAACGCAGACAGTAAAACGAGAGAATTATACACTGAGACCATACCGAGCTATGAAGTACCGAACATAGGTTTCGATATCCCGGAGTTAACGGACGACATTGCGCAATTTTTAGTAATGAAAAATCTTTCTGACATATCCGATTTAAATAAAGAACAGATTATCGTAGGTCTCGGAAAATTTTGCGAACTTTATGGTAATTGGATTAATACGCAAGAAGAAGAAAGAGCAAAAATAGCTTCTTCCGAATTATCTTCTGTCGCCCAAGTCCATATTAACCGTTGTAAGACGGCTTTAAAAAGAATGAGCACAGGCATTGCTCTGTTAAAGAATAATCAAGACGTATTCAGGGCTTTTCAGTGGGCTAATAGAGCGATGTTTATGCAGCGTCTGCATTCGGATCTGCAGAAAAATAAACGTTTTCCCGAAGAACCAAATTTTCAGAAAGCAGATTACGAAAAAGTAAAAGATGTTCCGATATGGAGACCTTTTCAGCTAGCCTTCATTTTACTTTCCTTAGAGTCTATAAGTAATCCAAAATGTCTGGAAAGAGAGACAGTAGATTTAATTTGGTTTGCAACCGCCGGAGGAAAAACGGAGGCTTATCTAGGTATTACGGCATTTACCATTTTCTTACGCAGATTAAAGAATGCAAAATCTGGAGGCGGAACGGCCGTATTGATGAGATATACATTGCGTCTTCTTGCCTCTCAGCAATTTCAAAGAGCGACTACATTAATATGCGCTTGCGAAACCATCAGGAAGGAAAATCAAGAAATTTTGGGGGAGGAAAAGATTACTATAGGGTTATGGGTCGGTTCCAGCCTCACGCCTAATTCCACAAAAGATGCGTTTGAATCGTTGAAACTTTTGATCGGAAACTCGGGACAGAGTAATCCTTTCCAACTTTTCAGTTGTCCTTGGTGCGGTACAAAATTAGTTAAAGAAGGCAGGAGAGGGAAATGGGGTTATAGGGAAGGAAGAAGACCTTCGAGATTTATTATTAAGTGTACCGAATCACAGTGTGAATTTCAGGAAGAATTGCCGGTAAGAATTGTAGATGAAGATATCTATAATAATCCCCCCACTTTGCTTTTCGGAACAGTTGATAAATTTGCCCTTATGCCATGGAAAGGCGAAGTAGCGAATATCTTCGCTTTAAATAAGAATAACGGCGTCTTATCTCCGGAGTTGATTATTCAGGACGAGCTACATCTCATAGAGGGGCCGTTAGGTACGGTAGTAGGTCTATACGAAACGGCATTAGATATACTTTGTTCGGCGAAGGGAATTAAACCGAAAATTATCGCATCAACGGCAACTATCAAAAAGGCTGGAGAACAGTGTGCTGCATTATACAGGCGCGAAGTCAGCCAGTTTCCGCCCCCTGGTCTATATGCCGAAGATTCTTTTTTTGCGAGAGAAATACCTTTAGCGGATAAACCGGGTAGGTTATTTGCGGGAATAATGTCTTCGGGACGCACACATGTAACGACGTTAGTCCGCTTTTTAGCTACAGCCTTACAGGCCGCTTACGATGTCAAGTGCGAAGAAAAAACGAGAGATCCCTACTGGACTCTTGTCGGATACTATAATACGCTCAGAGAATTAGGACATAATTTGACGTTAGTCAACGATGACGTAAACGACTATTTAATGAATATGGCGAAAAGGCGGGGAGTTGATTATCGCAGAATCGGTGAACCTGTAGAGCTTACGAGTCGCATAGACGCTACTCATATACCCGAACTTCTCGAGAGACTATTCGTCGGCTATCCGAATAAAACGGCAATTCAGATTCTTCTTGCGACAAATATGATCGCTACGGGCGTCGACATCGACAGGTTGGCTCTGATGATGGTTGCGGGTCAACCCAAGACTACCGCAGAATATATCCAGGCATCCAGCAGAATCGGAAGAATGTATCCGGGATTAGTTTTCACGGTTTACAACGGAACAAAACCGCGGGACAGGTCCCATTACGAACATTTCAGGGGATATCATCAGGCATTTTATAGATATGTCGAGCCTACAACCGTAACGCCTTTTTCTGGACCTGCAAGAGACAGGGCACTTCACGCCGTAGTAATAGCCCTGGTAAGACACCTAGGAGGATTTAATAGAAATACGGAAGCATCAAAAGCAATTAAGGAAATTTCCCCCGAAATGTTAGAACAGATTAAAAAGCAGATAACGGAACGCGTAACTTATATAGACGATAGGGAATCGGAACAGGTTATGAGAGAGCTGGTTCAGATTATCGAGAAATGGAAACATGAGGCAGAGTTAAGCAAGGATTTACTTTTCGGTTCTCTCGGGCAAAGAGAATATGCGACAAGAGGAGTAAACTTATTAACTCCGTCAAACGAGCTCCCTGGAGTATGGAGGACCTTAACTTCTATGCGCGACGTCGATGCCGCATGCGCGATGGAGATTATCGAAGAATGA
- a CDS encoding DUF1998 domain-containing protein: MEDLNFYARRRCRMRDGDYRRMKEIMEIRRSQLIVPFGVGAIVNMPNESLMLCGIDKWEEYAGEKIYDERLQKYLRVKYFNMPASREKYRKGLPFVRFPKWFHCPRCRSLKPLEEWKERWINIKHRPFDSLICFSCGVKLNPSRFIIACEHGHIDDFPWISWVHRDGQCDRSDLTLESGRGIAGLGGIKIACKTCGKHSTMAGSFDENAFKRIKFNCTGNKPWQGVRDDSCEGTPRTLQRGASNVYFPQLVSSICIPPYSDDICSRIQQTEEWKVISSQTGGISKTTEEDLIKCIIRKVGGNEREMFGLIERMLNSPMGEINRISDTEYRYDEYRAFLGYSKKGQTDSKNFSIEIVNGDRYGIFGIQRVVLAHRLREIRALVGFSRINPIERDVFGGEVEENGSKSYLMSITEKKNSDWLPAIEVRGEGFFLEFNADLIKKWSESGIIRKRVALMNKGFAEICKAYGREPKVISPSFVLLHTFAHVLMRQLSTECGYSTASLRERLYCESTNQNQEMSGVLIYTASGDSEGSMGGLVRQGRDDKLPNIIAKAIMCASWCSSDPACIESSGQGLCSLNLAACYACVLLPETSCEMSNRFLDRATLIGLPENNKIGFFSELLR; the protein is encoded by the coding sequence ATGGAGGACCTTAACTTCTATGCGCGACGTCGATGCCGCATGCGCGATGGAGATTATCGAAGAATGAAAGAGATAATGGAAATAAGAAGGAGTCAACTGATAGTACCTTTTGGGGTAGGGGCTATCGTAAATATGCCCAATGAGTCATTAATGCTCTGCGGTATAGATAAATGGGAAGAATATGCGGGAGAAAAAATTTATGACGAGAGATTGCAAAAATATCTCCGAGTAAAATATTTTAATATGCCTGCTTCGCGAGAAAAATACCGTAAGGGTTTGCCTTTTGTCAGGTTCCCGAAATGGTTTCACTGTCCCCGGTGCAGAAGTTTAAAACCGCTTGAAGAATGGAAAGAGCGCTGGATAAATATTAAACATCGACCGTTTGATTCTTTAATCTGTTTTTCTTGCGGCGTAAAACTTAATCCTTCAAGGTTTATTATTGCCTGCGAGCACGGACATATTGACGATTTTCCTTGGATTTCCTGGGTTCACAGAGACGGTCAATGCGATCGGTCCGATTTAACGTTAGAAAGCGGGAGGGGAATAGCTGGATTAGGGGGAATAAAGATAGCATGCAAGACGTGCGGAAAACATTCTACGATGGCAGGTTCATTTGACGAAAATGCCTTTAAACGCATAAAATTTAATTGCACAGGCAATAAGCCCTGGCAAGGAGTGCGAGACGACTCGTGTGAAGGCACTCCCCGTACGCTCCAACGAGGCGCATCGAACGTATATTTCCCGCAATTAGTCAGTTCAATATGCATCCCGCCCTATTCCGACGATATATGTTCGCGGATTCAACAGACCGAAGAATGGAAAGTGATTTCGTCTCAGACAGGCGGTATCAGTAAAACTACCGAAGAGGATTTGATTAAATGCATTATCAGAAAAGTGGGCGGAAACGAAAGGGAAATGTTCGGGTTAATAGAAAGAATGCTTAATTCCCCTATGGGAGAGATAAACAGAATCTCCGATACCGAATACAGATATGACGAATACAGGGCGTTCCTAGGTTACAGCAAGAAAGGACAGACAGATTCGAAGAATTTTTCGATAGAAATAGTTAACGGAGACCGCTACGGGATTTTCGGAATACAAAGAGTTGTTTTGGCGCATCGTTTGAGGGAAATCAGGGCGCTTGTAGGATTTAGCAGGATCAATCCGATAGAAAGAGATGTTTTCGGGGGAGAAGTAGAAGAAAACGGCTCTAAGTCGTATTTGATGTCTATAACCGAAAAGAAAAATAGCGATTGGTTGCCGGCAATAGAAGTGCGGGGAGAGGGTTTCTTTTTGGAATTTAACGCTGATTTAATAAAAAAATGGTCCGAGAGTGGAATTATCAGGAAGAGAGTAGCCCTAATGAACAAGGGTTTCGCGGAGATTTGTAAGGCTTACGGTAGAGAGCCAAAGGTTATTAGTCCATCTTTTGTACTGCTTCATACATTTGCTCACGTTTTAATGAGGCAGCTTAGTACCGAGTGCGGGTACTCCACGGCTTCCTTACGGGAAAGACTGTACTGCGAAAGCACGAATCAAAACCAGGAGATGTCCGGAGTATTGATTTATACCGCAAGCGGGGATTCGGAAGGTTCCATGGGAGGTCTTGTAAGGCAGGGAAGAGACGATAAGCTTCCGAATATCATCGCTAAGGCCATAATGTGCGCCTCTTGGTGTTCCTCGGATCCTGCCTGCATCGAAAGTTCGGGGCAAGGTCTATGTTCTTTAAATCTGGCGGCATGTTATGCATGCGTATTGTTGCCGGAAACTAGTTGCGAAATGAGCAATAGATTTTTAGATCGGGCAACTTTGATAGGGTTACCCG
- a CDS encoding NERD domain-containing protein yields MIVMIPPYIHKDVLSDAERKIFGLIERDEALSDWCCFHSLGLARHQTKKYGEIDFLLVGKEGIFCLEVKGGGIKREKGLWTFVDRYGRETTKTEGPFRQASLAMFSLRKDLKNKFGNEINSALFGYGTLFPDIRFKKDSPEWENDLIYDVNDRLNPFVKFLERVIAYWKQHDKKKETLNSDTLMRIRDYLRGDFEILVPLWKRLEDTEDEIVKLTENQYRALDRMALNSRVVFRGPAGTGKTLLALEQARRISKRGKSVLVLCYNSLLAKKIESELIRIADPHLVIAETVHGFFYKGIEKGSFFQEFKCATEGKESKEIFNYLYPHYFIKSCISSSINKFDALIIDEGQDLLAEPIIQALNFSLLNGFENGQWYIFYDSNNQGELYHNFDVHLLTKLKDFGAAEYCLDINCRNTNPIAVQTSVVSGFPMADALIKRGEKVRYLWYDDLEQQKKQIESLLAGFLENGMKPEDITILYPGGYEKVKNSLLETKIRVAVKELNTKNIVNPEKRTIYLSSIQAFKGLESKIVLIAGIDKIEGEWINTLNYVGMSRAKDLLCLFLDKRNQEKFEEKIERFTKASGSN; encoded by the coding sequence ATGATCGTAATGATTCCTCCCTACATTCATAAAGATGTATTAAGCGATGCGGAAAGGAAAATTTTCGGATTGATTGAGAGAGACGAAGCTTTATCGGACTGGTGCTGTTTTCATTCTTTAGGTTTGGCGAGACATCAGACAAAGAAATATGGGGAGATTGATTTTCTTTTGGTAGGAAAGGAAGGAATATTTTGTCTGGAGGTTAAAGGCGGAGGCATTAAAAGAGAGAAAGGTTTATGGACTTTTGTGGATCGGTACGGCAGAGAAACGACAAAAACCGAGGGTCCTTTCCGTCAGGCTTCATTAGCAATGTTTTCTCTTAGGAAAGATTTAAAGAATAAATTCGGCAATGAGATTAATTCGGCCTTGTTCGGGTACGGCACATTATTTCCCGATATAAGATTCAAAAAGGATTCTCCGGAGTGGGAAAACGATCTAATTTATGACGTCAATGATAGGCTAAATCCTTTTGTAAAATTTCTCGAACGGGTAATTGCATACTGGAAGCAACACGATAAGAAGAAAGAGACGTTGAATTCGGATACATTGATGAGGATAAGGGATTATTTAAGGGGAGATTTTGAGATATTGGTGCCGCTATGGAAAAGACTGGAAGATACGGAAGATGAAATAGTGAAACTGACAGAAAATCAATACAGAGCCCTTGACAGGATGGCGCTAAATTCACGGGTAGTTTTTAGAGGCCCTGCCGGAACGGGTAAGACACTCTTGGCGCTGGAACAAGCAAGAAGAATATCTAAAAGAGGGAAAAGCGTTCTCGTATTATGTTATAATTCTCTTCTGGCAAAAAAGATCGAATCCGAACTCATAAGAATTGCCGACCCGCATTTAGTTATTGCCGAAACTGTACACGGATTTTTTTATAAAGGTATAGAGAAAGGAAGTTTTTTCCAGGAATTTAAGTGTGCGACCGAAGGAAAAGAATCAAAAGAGATATTTAATTATCTCTATCCTCATTATTTCATTAAAAGTTGTATTTCCAGCTCCATTAATAAATTTGACGCCTTAATTATTGACGAGGGACAGGATTTATTAGCAGAACCAATAATACAGGCCCTGAATTTTTCTTTACTTAACGGTTTTGAAAACGGGCAGTGGTATATTTTTTATGATTCTAATAACCAGGGCGAGCTTTACCATAATTTTGACGTGCATCTCCTAACAAAGCTTAAAGATTTTGGCGCCGCAGAGTATTGTTTAGACATAAACTGTAGAAACACCAACCCGATAGCCGTTCAAACCTCGGTTGTATCAGGTTTCCCGATGGCGGATGCTTTAATAAAACGGGGAGAGAAAGTCAGATATTTATGGTACGACGATCTTGAGCAACAAAAGAAACAAATCGAGTCTTTATTGGCAGGGTTTTTGGAGAACGGAATGAAGCCGGAAGATATCACAATTTTATATCCCGGCGGCTATGAAAAAGTTAAAAATTCCCTGCTGGAAACGAAAATCAGAGTAGCGGTTAAAGAGTTAAATACAAAAAATATTGTTAATCCGGAGAAGAGAACGATATATCTGTCTTCGATTCAGGCATTTAAAGGGTTAGAGAGTAAGATTGTCTTGATAGCTGGTATAGATAAAATAGAAGGAGAATGGATAAATACTCTTAATTATGTCGGGATGAGCAGAGCCAAAGACCTACTTTGCTTGTTTCTGGACAAGCGAAATCAGGAAAAATTCGAAGAGAAAATAGAGCGATTTACCAAAGCAAGCGGTTCAAATTAA